The following coding sequences lie in one Myxococcus xanthus genomic window:
- a CDS encoding LysR family transcriptional regulator, whose protein sequence is MDISWDDARLFLAIAETGSFSGAARRLRIGQPTVSRRLAALEYAVGASLFRRGVDGAVLTAAGERLVPPAKKMAEWAGELHRAAESSDTSPRGLVRVTAAPYMCFDFLAPFSGAVAKKYPGLRLEVLSGIQYLDLGRGEADLALRARCPPNADLKRVYGVQIRNAVFVAKSLKAKLPKRPTLQQIPWVAWAPPFDATPPNPQLESIIPGFSPVFTADNYLVMLAAAEAGVGAMVLGDLRHRFVRERSLVPLDLDLGPYATSELHLVCAKSALDIPRVRKVSELLVEELEQAKKR, encoded by the coding sequence ATGGATATCTCCTGGGATGACGCGCGGCTGTTCCTCGCCATCGCGGAGACGGGCAGCTTCAGCGGGGCGGCGCGGCGGCTCCGCATCGGTCAGCCCACGGTGAGCCGGCGGCTGGCGGCGCTGGAGTACGCGGTGGGCGCCTCCTTGTTTCGCCGAGGCGTGGACGGCGCGGTGCTGACGGCCGCGGGTGAGCGGCTGGTGCCGCCGGCCAAGAAGATGGCGGAGTGGGCGGGAGAGCTGCACCGCGCGGCGGAGTCGTCGGACACGTCGCCTCGGGGCTTGGTGCGGGTGACGGCGGCGCCGTACATGTGCTTCGACTTCCTCGCGCCCTTCTCAGGGGCGGTAGCGAAGAAGTACCCGGGGCTGCGGTTGGAGGTGCTCTCCGGGATTCAGTACCTGGACCTGGGGCGCGGCGAGGCGGACCTCGCGCTGCGGGCCCGGTGCCCGCCGAACGCGGACTTGAAGCGCGTGTATGGGGTGCAGATTCGCAACGCCGTCTTCGTGGCGAAGTCGCTCAAGGCGAAGCTGCCCAAGCGGCCCACGCTCCAGCAGATTCCGTGGGTGGCCTGGGCGCCGCCGTTCGATGCGACGCCGCCCAATCCCCAGCTGGAGTCCATCATCCCCGGCTTCTCGCCCGTGTTCACCGCGGACAACTACCTGGTGATGCTGGCCGCGGCCGAGGCGGGCGTGGGGGCCATGGTGCTGGGCGACCTGCGGCACCGCTTCGTGCGGGAGCGGAGCCTCGTGCCGCTCGACCTGGACCTGGGGCCCTACGCCACCAGCGAGCTGCACCTGGTGTGCGCAAAGTCTGCGCTCGACATACCGCGTGTGCGGAAGGTTTCGGAGCTGCTGGTCGAGGAGCTGGAGCAGGCGAAGAAGCGGTGA
- a CDS encoding 2-oxoglutarate and iron-dependent oxygenase domain-containing protein produces MSSDVAETKDGVVLLDYAQLAAGADLSAAIERAYGHDGIGLLVVRGIPELAELRDNLLPLGFRFAALPTEVKDRYVHARSSYSFGWSHGKELLRPGQFDEFKGSYYNNPQYDVPHTDAALIEKHPENYHPNVWPEADFPELRPAFMALGQRMVDVGVLVAEQCDKYVQSRLGSRLAPDAALARTIRDSRACKARLLYYFAINEDATPRTRDSWCGWHSDHGSLTALCPAMYFEAEPGAQQPARKDIPVPDPEAGLYVRTRTGEERKVVIPKDSLAFQIGESSQIVTGGLLRSTPHAVQALAHPASRNISRATFAVFMQPDNDMHLRPPEGVDPAEQKVGAFQPGMTFGDFAKATFAKFYNPYA; encoded by the coding sequence ATGAGCAGCGACGTGGCGGAAACGAAAGACGGAGTGGTTCTTCTCGACTATGCGCAGCTCGCGGCGGGCGCGGACCTGAGCGCCGCCATCGAGCGCGCCTACGGGCATGACGGCATTGGCCTGCTCGTCGTCCGGGGCATTCCCGAGCTGGCCGAGCTGCGCGACAACCTGCTGCCCCTGGGCTTCCGCTTCGCCGCGCTGCCCACCGAGGTGAAGGACCGCTACGTCCACGCGCGCAGCAGCTACTCGTTCGGCTGGAGCCACGGGAAGGAGCTGCTGCGCCCTGGCCAGTTCGACGAGTTCAAGGGCTCGTACTACAACAACCCGCAGTACGACGTGCCGCACACCGACGCGGCGCTCATCGAGAAGCACCCGGAGAACTACCACCCCAACGTGTGGCCGGAGGCGGACTTCCCGGAGCTGCGGCCCGCCTTCATGGCGCTGGGCCAGCGGATGGTGGACGTGGGCGTGCTGGTCGCCGAGCAATGCGACAAGTACGTGCAGTCCAGGCTGGGCAGCCGTTTGGCACCGGACGCGGCGCTGGCTCGGACGATTCGCGATTCGCGCGCGTGCAAGGCGCGGCTGCTCTACTACTTCGCCATCAACGAGGACGCGACGCCGCGCACGCGGGACTCGTGGTGCGGCTGGCACAGCGACCACGGCTCGCTCACGGCGCTCTGCCCGGCCATGTACTTCGAGGCCGAGCCGGGCGCGCAGCAGCCGGCGCGCAAGGACATCCCGGTGCCCGACCCGGAAGCGGGCCTGTACGTGCGCACGCGGACGGGCGAGGAGCGCAAGGTCGTCATCCCGAAGGACAGCCTGGCCTTCCAGATTGGCGAAAGCTCCCAGATTGTCACCGGCGGGCTGCTGCGGTCCACGCCGCACGCGGTGCAGGCGCTGGCCCATCCGGCCAGCCGCAACATCTCCCGCGCCACCTTCGCGGTGTTCATGCAGCCGGACAATGACATGCACCTGCGTCCGCCGGAGGGCGTGGACCCCGCCGAGCAGAAGGTGGGCGCCTTCCAGCCTGGAATGACTTTCGGCGATTTCGCCAAGGCGACGTTCGCGAAGTTCTACAACCCCTACGCGTAG
- a CDS encoding murein transglycosylase A, which translates to MDMRHLRILLLSALGLLASACPSPTRVPVTKPEDALVGLSRKMEPRDDGDVASLRTAVAESLVWLRSRPSDHRFIYGARQVSIAELRTALERLHARLREDLTQEALWALVLEDFEPLEAAGGEDGQVLFTGYYEPTIEASLTRTDVYNVPIHGPPSDLIEVPLEPFAERFKSERVFGRLDGRKVVPYWSRGDIRGGRLSGRKLELAWAKDPVALFFLEVQGSGSLLLPDGSRRRIGYAASNGKPYRSIGSLLIQEGAIPKEEMSMQALRAWLAANPQQCHRVLDHNESYVFFRFLNTASVGSLGRPVTAGRSIATDARLFPKGGLAFIHTERPVRMADGSVQWKPLSRFVLNQDTGGAIRGAGRVDVFWGAGPQAELAAGMMKQKGRLLFLVPRPGRAAPLVAPVPVTPPK; encoded by the coding sequence ATGGACATGCGGCACCTCCGAATCCTCCTGCTGTCGGCGCTGGGGCTCCTCGCCTCGGCCTGTCCGAGCCCCACCCGCGTTCCCGTCACCAAGCCCGAGGACGCGCTCGTCGGCCTGTCCCGCAAGATGGAGCCCCGGGACGACGGTGACGTCGCGTCCCTGCGCACCGCCGTCGCGGAGAGCCTCGTGTGGCTGCGCAGCCGCCCATCCGACCATCGCTTCATCTACGGCGCGCGGCAGGTCTCCATCGCCGAGCTGCGGACCGCCCTGGAGCGCCTGCACGCTCGGCTTCGCGAGGACCTCACGCAGGAGGCCCTGTGGGCCCTGGTCCTGGAGGACTTCGAGCCGCTGGAGGCCGCCGGAGGCGAGGACGGCCAGGTGCTCTTCACCGGCTATTACGAGCCGACCATCGAGGCGAGCCTGACGCGCACGGACGTGTACAACGTGCCCATCCACGGGCCTCCGTCCGACTTGATTGAAGTCCCACTGGAGCCCTTCGCGGAGCGCTTCAAGTCAGAGCGAGTCTTCGGCCGGCTCGACGGGCGGAAGGTGGTGCCGTACTGGTCGCGCGGGGACATCCGTGGGGGGCGGCTCAGCGGACGGAAGCTGGAGCTGGCATGGGCCAAGGACCCGGTGGCGCTCTTCTTCCTGGAGGTGCAGGGCAGCGGCTCACTGCTGTTGCCTGATGGGAGCCGGCGCCGCATCGGCTACGCCGCGTCGAATGGGAAGCCGTACCGCAGCATCGGCTCGCTGCTCATCCAGGAGGGCGCCATCCCCAAGGAGGAGATGTCGATGCAGGCGCTGCGCGCGTGGCTGGCCGCGAATCCTCAGCAGTGCCACCGGGTGCTCGACCACAACGAGTCCTACGTGTTCTTCCGCTTCCTCAACACCGCGTCGGTGGGTTCGCTCGGGCGGCCGGTGACTGCCGGGCGCTCCATCGCGACGGACGCGCGGCTGTTCCCCAAGGGTGGCCTGGCCTTCATCCACACCGAGCGCCCGGTGCGCATGGCGGATGGCTCCGTGCAGTGGAAGCCGCTGTCGCGCTTCGTGCTCAACCAGGACACGGGCGGGGCCATCCGGGGCGCAGGACGGGTGGACGTCTTCTGGGGTGCGGGCCCGCAGGCGGAGCTGGCGGCGGGGATGATGAAGCAGAAGGGGCGGCTGCTCTTCCTCGTCCCCCGGCCCGGCCGCGCCGCGCCCCTGGTGGCGCCGGTGCCCGTCACGCCCCCGAAGTAG
- a CDS encoding TonB-dependent receptor domain-containing protein yields MQGIGLAASALLALSPVAQSQASPLTDETPPAAASGEVPATSAPPVPPRLLENSPAKLPEGFPLTHPVEVELELTLDEAGEVTDVGVARDGAPPEFVRTALHAATGLRFHPAMSGDTPVAVRLPFTYHFEPAIRAAVLTGRIRAKGTRKPLSGAVVRSGEHVAEADPQGHFELSLPPGEHTLHITSPGHRLLYLKETLEADQRLEVVYALEPLALNPYETVVRGDRPRTEVSRITLHDQELREVPGTMGDPFRVVMLMPGVTTLASGLSYPVVRGVQPSASAFYVDGVRVPFLYHLMVGGAVVHPDLIETLDFQVGVPSARYGSLLGGAVDAHISRPREDGIHGSAYADLIHSGVFLEVPLKDTGTVVAAAARISYTGLIITRVANTLTAPSSFTSSDGRQFTSGGDPKMYADYWDYQARVDQRVGQGQLRMLAMGSSDAVGLTARAPNQDSGGVGLLFHRVDVRGRHPFAGGEAELGLTFGYDKLGIDFADDGKYDGEYTLKQGNVALRAGFTRELSDAARLELFGQLERRSADVVAIGIFRPVGPVEGPDAYDRPDILATFAGVGAQLTLKPSARWALVPGVRVDSYHGFGSPTMLAVEPRLAVRHALTDTVTLKTGAGLYHQPATVLLPVPAGEMLALDRGLQRAMQFSAGAEWRPSPELEILAEAYFNPLLRTLEFNFEDVLSNLRRRGLEADDIQGRGRTYGVELMVRRPLGRNWFGWATYGFNQSQRFERYARVGPDGEEVGQAEGYLPYAFEQAHTFKAALSYRFPFVTVGAVAHFNTGRPESGQFGYRTMQPGTTEDGTPEWRPVSRDAVGRLPPFFRLDVRASHSWAFNNFVLDVYLDVFNVTARSEVISRKYGFEEASTGAIDKLRVSTIDVPVILPTLGAKGTF; encoded by the coding sequence ATGCAAGGCATTGGCCTCGCGGCATCTGCCTTGCTCGCGCTGTCGCCGGTAGCGCAATCCCAGGCGTCCCCGCTCACGGACGAGACGCCCCCTGCCGCGGCCTCCGGCGAAGTGCCGGCCACGAGCGCCCCACCCGTTCCGCCCAGGCTGCTGGAGAACTCGCCGGCGAAACTGCCCGAAGGCTTCCCGCTCACCCACCCCGTGGAGGTGGAGCTGGAGCTCACGCTCGACGAAGCGGGCGAGGTCACGGACGTGGGCGTCGCGCGAGACGGCGCACCGCCCGAGTTCGTCCGCACCGCGCTGCATGCGGCCACGGGCCTGCGCTTCCACCCGGCCATGTCCGGAGACACCCCGGTCGCGGTGCGACTGCCCTTCACCTACCACTTCGAGCCCGCCATCCGAGCCGCCGTGCTCACCGGCCGCATCCGGGCCAAGGGCACACGTAAGCCGCTCTCCGGCGCCGTCGTGCGCAGCGGCGAACACGTCGCGGAAGCCGACCCCCAGGGCCACTTCGAACTGTCGCTCCCGCCCGGCGAGCACACGCTGCACATCACCTCGCCCGGACACCGGCTGCTCTACTTGAAGGAGACCCTGGAAGCCGACCAGCGCCTGGAGGTCGTCTACGCCCTGGAGCCGCTCGCGCTGAATCCCTACGAGACGGTGGTGCGAGGCGACCGCCCTCGCACCGAGGTCTCCCGCATCACCCTGCATGACCAGGAGCTGCGCGAGGTCCCCGGCACCATGGGCGACCCCTTCCGCGTGGTGATGCTGATGCCCGGCGTGACGACGCTGGCCTCGGGCCTCTCCTACCCCGTGGTGCGCGGCGTGCAACCCTCCGCCAGCGCCTTCTATGTGGATGGCGTGCGCGTGCCCTTCCTCTACCACCTCATGGTGGGCGGGGCGGTGGTGCACCCGGACCTCATCGAGACGCTCGACTTCCAGGTCGGCGTGCCCTCCGCGCGCTACGGCAGCCTGCTGGGTGGCGCGGTGGACGCGCACATCAGCCGGCCTCGCGAGGACGGCATCCACGGCAGCGCCTACGCGGACCTCATCCACAGCGGCGTCTTCCTCGAAGTGCCGCTGAAGGACACGGGCACGGTGGTCGCCGCCGCCGCGCGCATCAGCTACACGGGCCTCATCATCACGCGCGTGGCCAACACCCTCACCGCGCCCTCTTCCTTCACGTCATCCGATGGCAGGCAGTTCACCAGCGGCGGCGACCCGAAGATGTACGCGGACTACTGGGACTACCAGGCTCGCGTGGACCAGCGCGTGGGACAGGGCCAGCTCCGGATGCTCGCGATGGGAAGCTCGGACGCGGTGGGCCTGACGGCGCGCGCGCCCAATCAGGACTCCGGCGGCGTGGGCCTGCTGTTCCACCGGGTGGACGTGCGCGGCCGTCACCCCTTCGCGGGCGGCGAGGCCGAGCTGGGCCTGACGTTCGGCTACGACAAGCTGGGCATCGACTTCGCAGACGACGGCAAATACGACGGCGAATACACCCTGAAGCAGGGCAACGTGGCGCTGCGCGCGGGCTTCACGCGCGAGCTGTCGGACGCCGCGCGGCTGGAGCTCTTCGGGCAGCTCGAACGGCGCAGCGCGGACGTGGTGGCCATCGGCATCTTCAGGCCCGTCGGCCCCGTGGAGGGCCCAGACGCATATGACCGGCCCGACATCCTCGCCACCTTCGCGGGCGTGGGCGCGCAGCTCACGCTGAAACCGTCCGCGCGTTGGGCGCTGGTGCCCGGCGTGCGGGTGGACAGCTACCACGGCTTCGGGAGCCCCACGATGCTCGCGGTGGAGCCCCGGCTCGCGGTGCGCCACGCACTCACGGACACCGTCACCCTCAAGACGGGCGCGGGCCTCTACCACCAGCCCGCCACCGTGCTGCTGCCAGTCCCCGCCGGGGAGATGCTCGCGCTGGACCGGGGGCTGCAACGCGCGATGCAGTTCTCCGCGGGCGCGGAGTGGCGCCCGAGCCCGGAGCTGGAAATCCTCGCGGAGGCCTACTTCAACCCGCTGCTGCGCACGCTCGAGTTCAACTTCGAGGACGTCCTGAGCAACCTGCGCCGCCGGGGCCTGGAGGCGGACGACATCCAGGGACGCGGCCGCACCTACGGCGTGGAGCTGATGGTGCGCCGGCCCCTGGGACGCAACTGGTTCGGATGGGCCACCTACGGCTTCAACCAGAGCCAGCGCTTCGAACGCTACGCGCGCGTGGGCCCCGACGGCGAAGAAGTGGGCCAGGCCGAGGGCTACCTGCCCTACGCCTTCGAACAAGCCCACACGTTCAAGGCCGCGCTCAGCTACCGCTTCCCTTTCGTCACCGTGGGCGCGGTGGCGCACTTCAACACCGGCCGTCCGGAGAGCGGCCAGTTCGGCTACCGCACCATGCAGCCGGGGACCACGGAGGACGGCACGCCGGAGTGGCGACCCGTGAGCCGCGACGCCGTGGGGCGCCTGCCGCCCTTCTTCCGGCTGGACGTGCGCGCCTCCCACAGCTGGGCCTTCAACAACTTCGTGCTCGACGTCTACCTGGACGTCTTCAACGTCACCGCGCGCAGTGAGGTCATCAGCCGCAAGTACGGCTTCGAGGAGGCCTCCACGGGAGCCATCGACAAGCTGCGCGTCAGCACCATCGACGTGCCGGTCATCCTGCCCACCCTGGGCGCGAAGGGGACCTTCTGA
- a CDS encoding HEAT repeat domain-containing protein: protein MRDASPLPSQAQAMTQWQSARASSPPWAPRSGASDGAPKEALFALVDDARPVVREKAIRVLARCEQGEGLPTLLRCLEDERVLSLLSRVPLTRVRGAKEVVRLLGELRSDAAYERLIALDGTRLHRDVRIALLRALWAHLEREPTWAIFARAVEGEEWVMAARLGDIPADRLGRRWPGPRSRSARAADAWPLAHSGTRQSPFAHRGRCDR, encoded by the coding sequence ATGCGCGATGCGTCGCCCTTGCCCTCGCAGGCGCAGGCGATGACCCAGTGGCAATCCGCGCGGGCTTCGAGTCCACCGTGGGCGCCACGGTCCGGCGCTTCCGATGGGGCACCGAAGGAGGCGCTGTTCGCGCTGGTGGATGACGCCCGGCCCGTGGTGCGGGAGAAGGCCATTCGGGTCCTGGCCCGGTGTGAGCAGGGCGAGGGGCTCCCCACGTTGCTCCGCTGCCTGGAGGATGAGCGCGTGCTGTCCCTGCTCTCGCGTGTGCCGCTCACCCGGGTCAGGGGCGCCAAGGAGGTGGTGCGCCTGTTGGGCGAGCTGCGCTCCGACGCCGCCTACGAGCGCCTCATCGCCTTGGACGGAACGCGGCTGCACCGGGACGTGCGCATCGCCCTGCTGCGCGCGCTCTGGGCCCATCTGGAGCGCGAGCCCACCTGGGCCATCTTCGCCCGCGCGGTGGAGGGCGAAGAGTGGGTCATGGCCGCACGATTGGGCGACATCCCCGCCGACCGCCTCGGGAGGAGGTGGCCCGGGCCGCGAAGTCGGTCGGCCAGGGCCGCTGACGCCTGGCCGCTCGCTCATTCCGGCACACGCCAGTCCCCATTCGCGCACCGAGGCAGGTGCGATAGGTAG
- a CDS encoding isovaleryl-CoA dehydrogenase: protein MTERNAIAAGFLTHEVTNQPPPLVYDAWTTDTVLREVVAREGGGWAEADLAKYGPVVGGEMQQLAFLANENKPKFRPFDRYGNRRDEVEFHPAYHRLMELGMAHGVSGFAWRNEDKPGAHVARMALFYLHNQADQGTSCPLTMTYASVPALRHQPEVAMEWLPRVSSASYDSRFIPAAQKSGATIGMGMTEKQGGSDVRTNTTKAHRLGEGRGPGQPYALVGHKWFFSAPMSDAFLVLAHAEGGLSCFLMPRFTPDGALNAIRVQRLKDKLGDWSNASSEVELHGAYAVMVGAEGRGVPTILEMVALTRQDCMIGSSGQMRQALVQAIHHTRHRVAFGKRLIDQPLMRNVLADLALELEAHVALTGRVSRAVDATPRDEKEAAFCRIATAVGKYWVCKRTPSFVNEAQECLGGAGYVEETNLPRLYRQAPLNSIWEGSGNIQCLDVLRAASREPASREALFAELLAAQGGHPAYDEATARLGKELANTDSMEARSRTIVEGLALALQASLLIRAGNTAVSDAFCESRLGGAHGQTFGTLPAHAPMQMLIERAFSEEAK from the coding sequence ATGACTGAACGCAACGCCATTGCCGCCGGTTTCCTCACGCACGAAGTCACGAACCAGCCTCCACCGCTCGTGTACGACGCGTGGACGACGGACACCGTGCTCCGCGAGGTGGTGGCCCGCGAGGGCGGCGGCTGGGCGGAGGCCGACCTGGCGAAGTACGGCCCCGTGGTGGGCGGGGAGATGCAGCAGCTGGCGTTCCTCGCCAACGAGAACAAGCCCAAGTTCCGGCCCTTCGACCGCTATGGCAACCGCCGTGACGAGGTGGAGTTCCATCCCGCGTACCACCGGCTGATGGAGCTGGGCATGGCCCACGGCGTCTCGGGTTTCGCCTGGCGCAACGAGGACAAGCCCGGCGCCCACGTGGCGCGCATGGCCCTCTTCTATCTGCACAATCAGGCGGACCAGGGGACGAGCTGTCCGCTCACGATGACGTACGCGTCGGTGCCCGCGCTGCGCCACCAGCCAGAGGTGGCGATGGAGTGGCTGCCGCGCGTGAGCTCGGCGTCCTACGACAGCCGCTTCATCCCCGCCGCGCAGAAGTCAGGCGCCACCATTGGCATGGGCATGACGGAGAAGCAGGGCGGCTCCGACGTGCGCACCAACACCACCAAGGCGCACCGCCTGGGTGAAGGCCGCGGGCCCGGTCAGCCCTACGCGCTGGTGGGCCACAAGTGGTTCTTCTCCGCGCCCATGAGCGACGCCTTCCTGGTGCTGGCGCACGCGGAGGGTGGCCTGTCGTGCTTCCTGATGCCGCGCTTCACGCCGGACGGCGCGCTCAACGCCATCCGCGTCCAGCGGTTGAAGGACAAGCTGGGCGACTGGAGCAACGCCAGCTCGGAGGTGGAGCTGCACGGTGCCTACGCGGTGATGGTGGGCGCGGAGGGCCGCGGTGTCCCCACCATCCTGGAGATGGTCGCGCTGACGCGGCAGGACTGCATGATTGGCTCCAGCGGGCAGATGCGTCAGGCGCTGGTGCAGGCCATCCACCACACGCGCCACCGCGTGGCGTTCGGCAAGCGGCTCATCGACCAGCCGCTGATGCGCAACGTGTTGGCGGACCTGGCGCTGGAGCTGGAGGCCCATGTCGCGCTCACCGGGCGCGTCTCCCGCGCGGTGGACGCCACGCCTCGGGATGAGAAGGAGGCCGCGTTCTGCCGCATCGCCACGGCGGTGGGGAAGTACTGGGTGTGCAAGCGCACGCCCTCCTTCGTCAACGAGGCGCAGGAGTGTCTGGGCGGCGCGGGCTACGTGGAGGAGACGAACCTGCCTCGCCTGTACCGGCAGGCCCCGCTCAACTCCATCTGGGAGGGCAGCGGCAACATCCAGTGCCTGGACGTGCTGCGCGCGGCGTCGCGAGAGCCGGCCAGCCGGGAAGCCCTCTTCGCCGAGCTTCTGGCCGCGCAGGGCGGGCACCCCGCCTACGACGAGGCCACCGCGCGGTTGGGCAAGGAGCTGGCCAACACGGACTCGATGGAGGCGCGCTCGCGCACCATCGTGGAGGGGTTGGCGCTGGCGCTCCAAGCGTCGCTGCTGATTCGTGCGGGCAACACCGCTGTGTCGGATGCCTTCTGCGAGTCCCGCCTGGGCGGGGCGCATGGACAGACGTTTGGCACGCTACCGGCCCACGCCCCCATGCAGATGCTCATCGAGCGTGCCTTCTCCGAGGAGGCGAAGTGA
- a CDS encoding SDR family oxidoreductase, producing MSNLQGKTLFISGASRGIGKAIALRAARDGANIIIAAKTTEPHPKLPGTIYTAAEEIEKAGGKALPCVVDIRDEQQIAAAVAKAVETFGGIDILVNNASAISLTGTLETPMKRFDLMHGINTRGTYACSQACIPYLKKASNPHILNNSPPLNMEARWFAPHVAYTMAKFGMSMCVLGMAEELRSDGIAVNAIWPRTVIATAAVQNLLGGDETIRGCRTPEIMADAAYAILTKPSREFTGNFCIDEEVLRGVGVTDFDKYQLVPGAELLPDYFI from the coding sequence ATGTCCAATCTCCAGGGAAAGACGCTGTTCATCTCCGGTGCCAGCCGTGGCATCGGCAAGGCCATTGCCCTCCGCGCTGCCCGGGATGGCGCCAACATCATCATCGCCGCCAAGACGACGGAGCCGCACCCCAAGCTCCCCGGCACCATCTACACGGCGGCGGAGGAAATCGAGAAGGCGGGTGGCAAGGCGCTGCCCTGTGTCGTGGACATCCGCGACGAGCAGCAGATCGCCGCCGCCGTGGCCAAGGCGGTGGAGACCTTCGGCGGCATCGACATCCTGGTGAACAACGCCAGCGCCATCAGCCTCACGGGCACGCTCGAGACGCCGATGAAGCGCTTTGACCTGATGCACGGCATCAACACGCGTGGCACGTATGCGTGTTCGCAGGCGTGTATCCCGTACCTGAAGAAGGCCAGCAATCCGCACATCCTCAACAACTCGCCGCCGCTCAACATGGAGGCGCGCTGGTTCGCGCCCCACGTCGCGTACACCATGGCGAAGTTCGGCATGAGCATGTGCGTGCTGGGCATGGCGGAGGAGCTGCGCTCGGACGGCATCGCGGTGAACGCCATCTGGCCGCGCACCGTCATCGCCACCGCGGCGGTGCAGAACCTGCTGGGCGGGGATGAGACCATCCGCGGCTGCCGGACGCCGGAAATCATGGCGGACGCGGCCTACGCCATCCTCACCAAGCCGAGCCGCGAGTTCACCGGCAACTTCTGCATCGACGAGGAAGTCCTCCGCGGCGTGGGCGTGACGGACTTCGACAAGTACCAGCTGGTGCCCGGGGCGGAGCTGCTCCCCGACTACTTCATCTGA
- a CDS encoding DUF2845 domain-containing protein, whose product MERRQLMRALGLAVVLSMAGMPVAAEAASLRCGQALVADGALKTEVLAKCGEPAAKNFRTVTDSAGSVTPDRNTGGVTTERRSVTREYEEWTYNFGPRRFMQVVTFENGRLIDVQSAGYGSE is encoded by the coding sequence ATGGAGAGGAGACAACTCATGCGTGCTCTCGGATTGGCGGTCGTGCTTTCAATGGCCGGGATGCCGGTGGCGGCGGAGGCGGCCTCGCTCCGCTGTGGCCAGGCGCTGGTGGCGGATGGGGCGCTCAAGACCGAGGTGCTCGCCAAGTGCGGGGAGCCGGCGGCGAAGAACTTCCGCACGGTGACGGACTCGGCGGGCTCGGTGACGCCGGACAGGAATACGGGGGGCGTCACGACGGAGCGGCGTTCCGTCACCCGGGAGTACGAGGAGTGGACCTACAACTTCGGGCCGCGCCGCTTCATGCAGGTGGTGACGTTCGAGAACGGCCGCCTCATCGACGTTCAGAGCGCGGGCTACGGCAGCGAGTAG
- a CDS encoding MBL fold metallo-hydrolase — MRNRSLALSFAAVFVTAALTGCAVTSHGVQPSALGKARPSSELLPMLAQPGPVELETVVSCDWAVERGGLINLDHPTAKAAGLKDEDEPVQVFFHVLRHPEKGLFIVDTGVETALRDAPEKAAMRGLVASAMNMEKMTVHAPLGEWLAKQQQPLAGVFLTHLHPDHITGMADVPAGTPIYTGPGEASDRAFVNIVVQGNSDRALAGKPPLSEWTYAREDAGLFDGAVDIFGDGSVWALWLPGHTPGTTAYLVRSTKGPVLLAGDISHTRWGWEHDVEPGSFNNDADRATVSFKKLRAFAQAHPEVEVRLGHQH, encoded by the coding sequence ATGCGGAACCGTTCCCTCGCCCTCTCGTTCGCCGCCGTGTTCGTCACCGCCGCCCTCACGGGCTGCGCCGTCACATCACACGGCGTGCAGCCCTCCGCCCTCGGCAAGGCGCGCCCTTCGTCGGAGCTGCTGCCAATGCTGGCGCAACCCGGCCCGGTGGAGCTGGAAACGGTCGTCTCTTGCGACTGGGCGGTGGAGCGCGGAGGCCTCATCAACCTGGACCACCCCACCGCGAAGGCGGCGGGTCTGAAGGACGAGGACGAGCCCGTCCAGGTCTTCTTCCACGTCCTCCGCCACCCGGAGAAAGGCCTCTTCATCGTCGACACTGGCGTAGAGACGGCGCTGCGGGACGCGCCGGAGAAGGCCGCCATGCGCGGGCTCGTCGCCAGCGCCATGAACATGGAGAAGATGACGGTGCACGCGCCGCTGGGGGAGTGGCTGGCGAAGCAGCAACAGCCGCTGGCGGGCGTGTTCCTCACGCACCTGCACCCGGACCACATCACCGGCATGGCGGACGTACCCGCCGGGACGCCCATCTACACCGGACCGGGTGAAGCGTCCGACCGCGCCTTCGTGAACATCGTCGTCCAGGGCAACAGCGACCGGGCCCTGGCCGGCAAGCCGCCGCTGTCGGAGTGGACCTACGCGCGGGAGGACGCCGGCCTGTTCGACGGCGCGGTGGACATCTTCGGGGACGGCTCCGTGTGGGCGCTCTGGCTGCCCGGCCACACGCCCGGCACCACCGCGTACCTGGTGCGCTCCACGAAGGGCCCGGTGCTGCTCGCGGGGGACATCAGCCACACCCGCTGGGGCTGGGAGCACGACGTGGAGCCCGGCTCGTTCAACAACGACGCGGACCGGGCCACGGTGAGCTTCAAGAAGCTGCGCGCGTTCGCCCAGGCACACCCCGAGGTCGAGGTGCGCCTGGGCCACCAACACTGA